AGGGGGGAGCAGGCGAATATTGTTAAATTTCGGGGATGCGGTATAAATAATAAGTGATGGTGTGGCTTACCCATCGAAAGCATCAACAGGTGGATCGAAAAAATCCTTTGACACATTGACGAGCAGTTCGGCGATAAGGCGGCGCCCGCTATGAAGGATTTCGAATTCAGATATATGGAGGAATATCTCAAGAACAGTGGTGTGGAGTGCTACCGCTTTATGGACCAGAGCAAGGTCGAATCTCTGAAACAGAGCGGAGCGGAAATTCTTTTCTACTCCTTTTTCGGTGAAAACCCGTTTACCGGGGATTGTGAAACCATACTCCTGGTGCGAAAAAAATTCGATTCTCCCCCTTCGCCGACCCTGCTGCATATCGTGCGGAAATTCGGCCAGGAGCTTGTTTGCCGGGAGAAGGCGTCCGGGGGGGCGTCCACCCAATAAAAAAGACATCTGCCGCAGAGGGCACCCGCAGCAGATGTCCTATCGTCATTGATTCCCCTCACATCGGGCCATCAACTCCCCTGCTATCTGGCGAAACACATCAGCAGTTGGACCCTGGGAGTGGCTTGCCAGAAATGGCTTGCCGTTGTCGCCGCCGATGACCACGGCGGGATCGAGGGGGATGCTGCCAAGGAAGGGGGTTTTCATTTTTTCCGCCAACTGTCGGCCTCCATCCTGTTTGAACAGGGCGATCGATTCCCCGCAGTGGGGACAGGTCAACCCGCTCATGTTTTCCACGACTCCGAAAACCGGAAGGTCGAGTTTGCGGCAGAAGGTGATCGATTTCTGCACGTCCAGCACGGCAACATCCTGAGGCGTGGTGACAATCACAGCACCCGTGACCGGTCCTCCCGCCGAAGTCAGATATTGAACCGCGGACAGGGGTTCGTCCCCGGTCCCCGGGGGACAATCGACAATCAGATAGTCGAGTGTACCCCAATGGACATCTTTGAGAAACTGCTGGATCAGATTGGTTTTCATCGGTCCTCTCCAGATCACGGCATCGCTGCCGCTTTCCAGTAGAAAACCGATGGAAATGGCTTTGAGGTTGTGCAGACAGGCGACCGGTTCCAATCCTTCAGGCCCGTTCATCAGGCGCTGTTCCTCGATGCCCAGCATTTTCGGGATGCTGGGACCGTGGATGTCGATGTCGAGCAGTCCGACGCTTTTCCCCTCCTGAGCCAGGGCCAGGGCGAGGTTGACCGCCATAGAGCTCTTGCCGACCCCGCCTTTTCCCGACATCACCAGAATTTTGTTTTTGATACCCTGCAGAGCGGTTTTCATCTGTGCTCGCACCTGACAGGGGGAAGGCTGCTGACTGCCTTCCGGGCAGCTCAT
This portion of the Syntrophotaleaceae bacterium genome encodes:
- a CDS encoding Mrp/NBP35 family ATP-binding protein, with product METNTMSCPEGSQQPSPCQVRAQMKTALQGIKNKILVMSGKGGVGKSSMAVNLALALAQEGKSVGLLDIDIHGPSIPKMLGIEEQRLMNGPEGLEPVACLHNLKAISIGFLLESGSDAVIWRGPMKTNLIQQFLKDVHWGTLDYLIVDCPPGTGDEPLSAVQYLTSAGGPVTGAVIVTTPQDVAVLDVQKSITFCRKLDLPVFGVVENMSGLTCPHCGESIALFKQDGGRQLAEKMKTPFLGSIPLDPAVVIGGDNGKPFLASHSQGPTADVFRQIAGELMARCEGNQ